Proteins encoded together in one Lepus europaeus isolate LE1 chromosome 13, mLepTim1.pri, whole genome shotgun sequence window:
- the TTC32 gene encoding tetratricopeptide repeat protein 32 gives MPGCGSDFEALLLKPSPPSAAMEGQRRQAGHATVVLAQAHFEKGEYAEAEALYSAYIGQCACAAAGGASLGSKCSPEDLATAYNNRGQIKYLRVDFYEAMDDYTRAIEVRPSFEVPYYNRGLILYRLGYFDDALEDFKKVLDLNPGFHDATLSLKQTLLDKEEKQRRNIENSC, from the exons ATGCCGGGATGCGGAAGTGACTTTGAGGCTTTGCTACTCAAGCCAAGTCCGCCGTCCGCCGCGATGGAAGGGCAGCGGAGGCAGGCAGGCCACGCCACCGTGGTACTCGCCCAGGCTCACTTCGAGAAGGGCGAGTACGCGGAGGCCGAGGCGCTGTACTCCGCTTACATTGGCCAGTGCGCCTGTGCGGCCGCCGGCGGCGCGAGTCTCGGGAG CAAATGCAGCCCTGAGGATTTGGCTACTGCATATAACAACAGGGGGCAGATTAAGTACCTGAGGGTTGATTTTTACGAAGCCATGGATGACTACACGCGCGCCATAGAGGTCCGCCCCAgttttgaagtcccctattacAACCGCGGGCTCATCCTGTATCGGCTGG GATATTTTGATGATGCCTTGGAAGATTTCAAGAAGGTATTAGACTTAAATCCTGGATTTCACGACGCCACTCTGAGCTTAAAGCAGACTCTCCtagacaaagaagaaaaacaaagaagaaatattgAAAACAGTTGCTGA